From Actinoplanes oblitus, a single genomic window includes:
- a CDS encoding alpha/beta fold hydrolase, with amino-acid sequence MGTITVGTEGSTAVELYYEDHGSGQPVVLIHGYPLDGQSWEKQTDALVKAGYRVITYDRRGFGRSSKTMTGYDYDTFAGDLDKVLTQLDLRDVVLVGFSMGSGEVARYLGTYGSERVAKAAFLGSLQPFLLQTEDNPTGVPQSVFDGIAEQAEADRYAWYENFFVDFFNTDETLGSRLSEAALRANWVTAIGSAPVAAYACVPAWLTDFRADVERIDVPSLILHGTADRILPIDATAREFRRRLPGARYVEIDGAPHGLLLTHAAEVNAALIAFLED; translated from the coding sequence ATGGGGACCATCACCGTCGGCACCGAGGGCTCGACCGCCGTCGAGCTCTACTACGAGGACCACGGCTCCGGCCAGCCGGTCGTCCTGATCCACGGCTACCCGCTGGACGGGCAGTCCTGGGAGAAGCAGACCGATGCGCTGGTCAAGGCCGGCTACCGCGTCATCACCTACGACCGCCGGGGCTTCGGCCGGTCGAGCAAGACCATGACGGGCTACGACTACGACACCTTTGCCGGCGACCTGGACAAGGTTCTGACCCAGCTCGACCTGCGTGACGTCGTCCTCGTCGGCTTCTCGATGGGCTCCGGCGAGGTCGCCCGTTACCTCGGCACCTACGGCTCGGAGCGGGTGGCGAAGGCGGCGTTCCTGGGCTCGCTCCAGCCGTTCCTGCTGCAGACCGAGGACAACCCCACTGGCGTACCGCAGTCGGTGTTCGACGGCATCGCCGAGCAGGCCGAAGCCGACCGGTACGCCTGGTACGAGAACTTCTTCGTCGACTTCTTCAACACCGACGAGACGCTCGGGTCGCGTCTCAGTGAGGCCGCGCTGCGGGCGAACTGGGTCACCGCCATCGGCTCCGCGCCCGTGGCGGCGTACGCGTGCGTTCCGGCGTGGCTGACAGACTTCCGGGCCGATGTGGAGCGCATCGACGTGCCATCGCTGATCCTGCACGGCACCGCCGACCGGATCCTGCCGATCGACGCGACCGCCCGCGAGTTCCGGCGCCGCCTGCCCGGCGCGCGCTACGTCGAGATTGATGGCGCTCCGCACGGCCTGCTGCTGACGCACGCGGCCGAGGTCAACGCCGCCCTGATCGCCTTCCTCGAAGACTGA
- a CDS encoding alpha/beta fold hydrolase has protein sequence MLTHRVTVRITALLAALVTVAGLALLGTSTVVAAHPAGGQRPTIVLVHGAFADGASWSPVIERLQRRGFTAVAVANPLRGVRSDAEALDARLAGIDGPVVLVGHSYGGAVITNVTARSPKVKALVYVAAFAPAEGESAAELAASYPGSTLGDTLAPVALPDGSNDLYIKPSLFRQQFAADVPARQTALMASTQRPVRDTALNEASGEPAWAGIPSWFLLAGADKNIPLRAQKFMADRAGSRATVTVKGASHAVAVSRPDAVVKLIVRAAG, from the coding sequence ATGCTCACGCACCGCGTCACGGTACGCATCACCGCTCTGCTGGCCGCGCTGGTCACTGTCGCCGGGCTCGCCCTTCTCGGCACGTCGACCGTCGTTGCCGCGCACCCGGCTGGTGGGCAGCGACCCACGATCGTCCTCGTCCACGGTGCCTTCGCGGACGGTGCCAGCTGGTCCCCGGTCATCGAGCGGTTGCAGCGGCGGGGCTTCACCGCTGTCGCCGTGGCCAACCCGCTGCGCGGAGTCCGCTCGGACGCCGAGGCCCTCGACGCGCGTCTCGCCGGCATCGACGGGCCCGTGGTGCTTGTCGGTCACTCCTACGGCGGTGCCGTCATCACCAACGTGACGGCACGTTCCCCGAAGGTGAAGGCGCTGGTGTACGTGGCCGCCTTCGCCCCGGCCGAAGGGGAGTCCGCGGCGGAGCTCGCCGCGAGCTACCCCGGTAGCACGCTGGGCGATACGTTGGCACCGGTCGCGCTGCCGGACGGCTCCAACGACCTCTACATCAAGCCCTCGCTGTTCCGGCAGCAGTTCGCGGCCGACGTTCCGGCGCGACAGACGGCTCTCATGGCGAGCACCCAGCGCCCCGTCCGGGACACCGCGTTGAACGAGGCGTCCGGCGAGCCCGCCTGGGCGGGCATCCCCTCGTGGTTCCTGCTGGCCGGCGCCGACAAGAACATCCCCCTCCGGGCACAGAAGTTCATGGCTGACCGCGCCGGTTCACGTGCCACCGTGACGGTCAAGGGTGCTTCGCACGCAGTCGCGGTCTCCCGTCCGGACGCGGTCGTCAAGCTCATCGTCCGGGCCGCCGGCTGA